A window of Pararhodobacter sp. genomic DNA:
TCGGCGACGCGCGGCTCTGGTCGGACACCACCCGCATCGACTTGCGCGTGGCCGAGGTGCCCAACCCGCGCCCGGGCGACCGCATCGAGATCGGCACTGAGGCCTTCCTCATTCAGGGCGAGCCCGTCCGCGACCGCGAGCGGCTGGTCTGGACCGTCAATCTGAGGCCCGCATGAAGCTGAAACTCGAATTCAACCCCGACCTCGTCGCCCT
This region includes:
- a CDS encoding head-tail joining protein, whose amino-acid sequence is MSVFAAVIDNLFCDPNIARDAVYIADGGAPILVRVVTRCADEITRFGDARLWSDTTRIDLRVAEVPNPRPGDRIEIGTEAFLIQGEPVRDRERLVWTVNLRPA